The genomic window TGCGGAAATAAAAATTTCCTCTGTTGCGACCCTCGACAATGCGACCTCTTCGGACATAAGTTTTCTCTCGAATCCTAAATACGCGAAATCCATTGCGGCTACGAAAGCCGGCGCTGTAATCGTCGGCAAAGATATCGATTGTCCGTCGCCGCTGCTCATTGCCGAGGACCCGTATTATGCTTTCTCCCAGATAGTCGTTCTGCTTCACGGCCAAAGGACGCATAAAAAAATTGGTCTTTCCAAAAAAGCCTCGATTTCCCAAACCGCCCGTATCGGCGATGGCTGCGACATTCATGATTTTGCTGTTATCTGCGATGGTGCGGTTATCGGCAAAAATACGACTATCTATCCGAATGTATTTATAGGCCCTGATGCGAAAATCGGCGAAAACTGTATTTTATATCCCAGCGCGGTGATTCACGACGGCTGCACACTCGGCAATAATGTTATAATTAATGCCAATACGGTAATTGGCAAAGACGGCTACGGCTACGCGACATATAAGGGCACACATCACAAAATTCCGCAGATAGGAATAGTGGCGGTGGAAGACGATGTTGAAATCGGCTCTAATTGCTGCGTTCAAAGAGGAGCCGTCGAAGATACGATTATCGGCAAAGGATGTAAAATCGGCGACCTTACCAATATCGGGCATGGCGCAAAGATAGGCGATCACTGCCTGCTCGTAAGTCAGGTTGGAATTGCAGGATCTACGAGAATCGGCCATCATTGTGTCATTGCAGGTCAGGCGGGCATTGTCGGACACATTAAAATCGGCAACTGCGTTACAATTGCCGCTCAGGCAGGCGTAATAAATGATGTTCCAGACGGCCAGTCCGTCGCGGGCACTCCGGCCATCGGTGCCTTAAACGCCAAACGCGCATACAGTCTGATTGAAGACCTGCCGAAGATAAAAAAAGCCATCAGTCGTCTTGAAAAATCTGATTCTAAATAATATTTTTTAGCCATAAAGGTACAAAGACACTAAAATAAATAGATTATAATTTTTTTACTTTGTGCCTTCGTGTCTTAGTGGCTGCTAATAATAATGAGTGATAATAAAATAATAGGTTTAATAGCGGGCGGCGGAAGGTTGCCGTTTCTGATTGCACACGGTGCGAAACAGGCTGGCCTGAAAGTCGTTTGCGCAGGGCTTGGCGATAATCCCGCGCCAGACCTTGCCGGCGAAGTTGACTATTATTCGCAGGTTCCTCTTGCCCGGCCGGGAGCATGGATTAGAAAGTTAAAAAAATACGGCGTTACAGACGCCATTATGGTCGGCAAAGTTCGCAAGGAAAAACTTTTTACCCCGATGCGGATTTTAAAATATTTGCCGGACTGGCGGGCGCTGAGAATTTATTACTGGCGTTTGAGGAAACAAAACAAAGTTGACCAGACAATCTTGCAGGCGATAGCTGATGAGCTGGCCTGCGGAGGTATTATTTTGCAGGACTCGACTAAATATTGTAAGGAACATCTCGCCGTCGAAGGCGCTATGACAAAAACAAAACCGTCTGCCGGCGTTCAGGAGGATATTGATTTCGGCTGGCTGATGGTTAAGAAAATTTCCGAAACAGGCATCGGCCAGGCCATTGCCGTAAAGGAAAAATCTGTCCTCGCCGTCGAAGCCGTCGAAGGAACCGGCCAGATGATTATACGCGCAGGCCAGTTATGCCGAAGAGGCAACTGGACGCTGTTAAAAGCATCGCGTCCCGACCTCGATAAGCGTTTCGATGTGCCCTGCGTCGGCCCGGAGACGATTGAGGCACTCCATAAAAACGGCAGCAGGTGTCTTGTCGTCGAGGCGGACAGAACTATTATCATAGACAAACCACAGACAATTGAGCTGGCCGACAAACTTGGCATAGCTGTCATCGGCTGTTGAAATATGAAATCGACACAAATTTACACTGTCATTATCAGACACGGATTTACACGGATTGACACTGTCAATGTCATTCCCGCGAAGGCGGGAATCCATTTTTATATCTCTGTGTTCTCTGTGAACTCTGTGGCTGAAGTTCTTATATGATTTACAGGAAAACATTAATCGCTGACAACTTCCCATCGGGATTTGAATCTTCGGATGTTCAGGTTCCCGATGGCATAAGGGCTTCTTTCGAAAAACTGGCCTCTTCCAGGTTCGCCTGTGTTTTAAGGTGCAATGCTTTCTTTGGGGCAAAGGTTTACAGCCTTATTTTAAAACAGTATTTTAACCGTAATATTTTTGATTTTTTCAAGGCACTGATAATTTCTTCCCGTGCCGAAAGAGCCTTTAAAGCGGGTCAAATGCTGTCTGATAACGGTTTTTTAGCTCCCCCCGCCGTCGCCTGCGGCAGGCAGTTTCTTATGACGCAGGAAATTCGAAACAGCACGCCTTTATACAAGATACTGGAGGTTTTGCCTTCACCACAGAAGCAGAAAATGATTGAGCAGTTCGCCCGGACCATTGGCCGGATGCACGATAAAGGGATTTTCCACGGCGATTTAAGACTTGGCAATGTCCTTGTAAAATCCGCTCATTGTCATTTCGAGCGAAGCCCCTTTGGGGCGGAGCCGAGAAATCTATTAAACAAAGATGATTCCAAAGATAATTTTGATTTTTATTTCCTCGATAATGAAAGAACTAAAAAGTTCAATAACCTGCCATGGCGTTTAAGAATTAAAAATCTTGTGCAGGCTTTTATGGTTCGCGAAAATCTGACTGACGCCGATAAAGCCTGTTTTTTCGCCTCTTATTTCGCCCAGCAGCAAACCCAGATTGACAAAGACAAATTAACAAAGGAAGTGGTTTCAAAAACCGCAAAACGCCTTGCCAAAAAAGAAACCAACCGCGAATGAACACAAATCGACACAAATTTACTATATGCAATGTAATGTTCTATCAAATAAACCTTCCGACCTTCGCATAATGGGGAAAGTTACGCTGATGGAATATGAATCCTGGGCAACATATGTTGAGAAGTTTGGGCATTTACCAGAATTCAATGATAAGACAATATCACCCAAAAAATAAGAAACTCAGTGTTAATTCGTGTGAATTTTTATTCGCCTCTGACGGACGAGGTCAATTTAAAATCTGTGAAAATCCGCGAAATCCGTGGTTAAATTATACAGTTTCTCTGTGTCCTCTGTGAGATCTGTGGCTAAAATTAAAAAATAAACTCTGTGGCTTTTTTAGAATTGCTTTAAGAAGCGGATATCGTTTTCGAACAGCAGTCTGATATCGGTAATGCCGTATTTTCTCATCGCAAGCCGTTCAATTCCGAATCCGAACGCCCAGCCTGTATATTTTTCGCTGTCTATGCCGACCGCGTTTAGAACGTTCGGGTCGACCATACCGCATCCGCCGACTTCAATCCACTTTTCGCTGCCGTCTTTGGCGACGAAAAGCAAATCAACTTCTGCGCTTGGTTCTGTGAACGGGAAAAAGCTCGGCCGCAATCGCCATTTTACATCTTTGCCGAAGAATACGTGTATGAACTGCTCGATGGTGCTTTTCATATCGACCATTGAAACGCCTTCATCGACCACGAGAGCTTCGAGCTGGTGGAACATAAACATATGCGTCGCGTCGACCGTATCCGGCCTGTAAACTCTGCCCGGCGCAACGACCCTTATCGGCGGTTTTTGTTTTTCCATAGTACGGATTTGTATAGTCGATGTCTGGCTTCGCAGGAGTTTATTTAAATCTATACAGAAATTATCTGATGGGTCTCTTGCGGGATGTCCCTGCGGAATATTGAGCGCGACGAAATTGTGCCATTCGTCTTCGACTTCCGGGCCGTACGCGATGGCAAAACCCATTCTGCCGAAGATTTCGAGCAGTTCGTTTGCGGTTTGCGTTATTATATGAGCCTTGCCTTTTTCGAAATTGATTCCCGGCAAAGTAATATCTACGGCAGGTCCTTTTCTTACGGATGTGCCTTGGAGAGAGTTTTTAAGCTGTTCGAACGCGGCGGTAACTTCCTGCTTGATTTTATTGGCAAGTGTGCCGGCTTCTTTTCGCTGCTCCGGAAGTGCCTGGCCGATTCGGCTCAGCATTTCCGTTACCTCTCCTTTTCGCGAAAGGAAACGAATGCGGAATTCTTCAAGCTGAGCGGGATCAGTTACCTTTTTGAGCGATTCGAGCGCGTCTTTACCGATTTGTTCAAATTGCTTAAGCACAAGCGGTTCGTGCCTTTTCAACTATGGCATCGAAAGCTGCGGGGTCGAAAATGGCAATTTCACTTAGCATTTTTCTGTTAATGCCGATAGCAGCTTTTTTACAGCCGTTAATGAACTGGCCGTACCGGATATTTCGCGTTTTGCATGCTGCGTTTAAGCGTATAATCCACAAACTTCGGAATTGTCTTTTCTTCTGTTTGCGGCCGACTCTTGCGAATACTTCCGACCTGGTTATTCTTTCTTTGGCAAGTCTATAAGTCCGGCCCGGTGAACCTCTGTGTCCACTGACTCTTTTAAGGACTCTTTTTCTTGCTTTACGGGTGGCTGAACCTTTTCGTACACGTGGCATGTCAGCTTTCCTTTCAAATATCCTGCCGGTTCTCGGCAGCGGATACCAAGCCTATAAGGCTGTTATTAACTCTTGTTAAGCATTTCCTTCATTACTTTTGCATATACTTCAGCAATGATAATTGGGTTACCGAGCCGGCGGCGTCTCTTGGATGGTTTTGAGCTCATCAAATGGCCGGTAAAGCTCTTATGTGCCTTAACCTTACCGCGGGCGGTTACCTTTACGCGTTTCTTTAAACCTTTATGCGTCTTTGTTTTATACATATTTCTAAACCTCATATCTCTTGTTTATAAAAATAAAGATTGGTATATTAGCAACCTTTCGGCCCAAGGTCAACAATTTACTTTTGTTTTCTCCGGCTTCGTTCGAAAGGCAAAATAGTCTCAATTACTTGGGAAACATCAGCACGGTCATTCTTTTGCCCTGTACGCTTACAGGGTGGTCGATTTTCGCGACATCTTCGAGCTGCGTGATAATCTCGTTCATCCGTGCCTGCCCGAGTTCCAGGTGCATCATCTCGCGTCCCTTGAACATCATCGTAAACTGTACTCGATGTCCCTTCTTGAAAAATTCGCGTGCATGATTGATTTTAGTTTCGCAATCGTGCGGGTCGGTCTTCGGACGCAGCCGGATTTCCTTTACGACAATTGTGTGCTGTTTTTTAACGTTTTGTTTTTCTTTCCTTTTCAGTTCGTACAAATACTTGCCGAAGTCCATTATTCGGCACACCGGCGGGCTGGCTTCCGGAGCGATTTCGACCAGGTCAAGTTCCGCCTGTCCCGCATGGTCAAGAGCCTCGGTCAGACTGACAACTCCTATTTGGCTGTTGTCGGCTCCTATAAGACGAACCGGGTTGGCATTGATTTGCCCGTTAATTCTCAGTTTTACCTTTCCGATAACTATTCCCTTTCAATCGTAATAATATTCACACACTTTTATAAATTCAAATCCTGTATTCTCGACACAACTTTTTCTTTTACCGCGGCCATAAACTGTGCGACCGGCGTACTCTTGTTATCATTGCCCGCGCGGATTCTGACGCTTACGCTTTCAGTTTGTGCCTCTTTAGGCCCGACGACAAGCATATAAGGCACTTTATCGTTATGCGCCCGGATAATTTTCGCGCCGACTTTTTCGTCTGACATATCGATTCCACACCTGAAATTTTCAGCTTTAAGCATCTTGTTCAGTTTCTGTGCGTAATCGTTGCTCTTTTCGCTGATAGTCAGCACCCGCATCTGTTCCGGCGAAAGCCACAGCGGGAAAGCTCCGCCGTAATGCTCAATTAAACCGCCGATAAATCTTTCCATACTCCCGAGTACCGTTCGATGTATAATTATCGGCTCGTGCAGCGCGTTATCTGCGCCGATGTATCGAATATCGAATCGCTTTGCCGCCTGCAGGTCAACCTGATGCGTAGGCCCCTGCCATTCGCGTCCCAGCGAATCTATCAGTTTAATATCAATCT from Phycisphaerae bacterium includes these protein-coding regions:
- the lpxD gene encoding UDP-3-O-(3-hydroxymyristoyl)glucosamine N-acyltransferase, whose amino-acid sequence is MPTKTLGQLAQFVNGMVKGDAEIKISSVATLDNATSSDISFLSNPKYAKSIAATKAGAVIVGKDIDCPSPLLIAEDPYYAFSQIVVLLHGQRTHKKIGLSKKASISQTARIGDGCDIHDFAVICDGAVIGKNTTIYPNVFIGPDAKIGENCILYPSAVIHDGCTLGNNVIINANTVIGKDGYGYATYKGTHHKIPQIGIVAVEDDVEIGSNCCVQRGAVEDTIIGKGCKIGDLTNIGHGAKIGDHCLLVSQVGIAGSTRIGHHCVIAGQAGIVGHIKIGNCVTIAAQAGVINDVPDGQSVAGTPAIGALNAKRAYSLIEDLPKIKKAISRLEKSDSK
- the lpxI gene encoding UDP-2,3-diacylglucosamine diphosphatase LpxI (LpxI, functionally equivalent to LpxH, replaces it in LPS biosynthesis in a minority of bacteria.), which produces MSDNKIIGLIAGGGRLPFLIAHGAKQAGLKVVCAGLGDNPAPDLAGEVDYYSQVPLARPGAWIRKLKKYGVTDAIMVGKVRKEKLFTPMRILKYLPDWRALRIYYWRLRKQNKVDQTILQAIADELACGGIILQDSTKYCKEHLAVEGAMTKTKPSAGVQEDIDFGWLMVKKISETGIGQAIAVKEKSVLAVEAVEGTGQMIIRAGQLCRRGNWTLLKASRPDLDKRFDVPCVGPETIEALHKNGSRCLVVEADRTIIIDKPQTIELADKLGIAVIGC
- a CDS encoding lipopolysaccharide kinase InaA family protein; translation: MIYRKTLIADNFPSGFESSDVQVPDGIRASFEKLASSRFACVLRCNAFFGAKVYSLILKQYFNRNIFDFFKALIISSRAERAFKAGQMLSDNGFLAPPAVACGRQFLMTQEIRNSTPLYKILEVLPSPQKQKMIEQFARTIGRMHDKGIFHGDLRLGNVLVKSAHCHFERSPFGAEPRNLLNKDDSKDNFDFYFLDNERTKKFNNLPWRLRIKNLVQAFMVRENLTDADKACFFASYFAQQQTQIDKDKLTKEVVSKTAKRLAKKETNRE
- the pheS gene encoding phenylalanine--tRNA ligase subunit alpha codes for the protein MLKQFEQIGKDALESLKKVTDPAQLEEFRIRFLSRKGEVTEMLSRIGQALPEQRKEAGTLANKIKQEVTAAFEQLKNSLQGTSVRKGPAVDITLPGINFEKGKAHIITQTANELLEIFGRMGFAIAYGPEVEDEWHNFVALNIPQGHPARDPSDNFCIDLNKLLRSQTSTIQIRTMEKQKPPIRVVAPGRVYRPDTVDATHMFMFHQLEALVVDEGVSMVDMKSTIEQFIHVFFGKDVKWRLRPSFFPFTEPSAEVDLLFVAKDGSEKWIEVGGCGMVDPNVLNAVGIDSEKYTGWAFGFGIERLAMRKYGITDIRLLFENDIRFLKQF
- the rplT gene encoding 50S ribosomal protein L20; the encoded protein is MPRVRKGSATRKARKRVLKRVSGHRGSPGRTYRLAKERITRSEVFARVGRKQKKRQFRSLWIIRLNAACKTRNIRYGQFINGCKKAAIGINRKMLSEIAIFDPAAFDAIVEKARTACA
- the rpmI gene encoding 50S ribosomal protein L35 gives rise to the protein MYKTKTHKGLKKRVKVTARGKVKAHKSFTGHLMSSKPSKRRRRLGNPIIIAEVYAKVMKEMLNKS
- the infC gene encoding translation initiation factor IF-3 — protein: MVIGKVKLRINGQINANPVRLIGADNSQIGVVSLTEALDHAGQAELDLVEIAPEASPPVCRIMDFGKYLYELKRKEKQNVKKQHTIVVKEIRLRPKTDPHDCETKINHAREFFKKGHRVQFTMMFKGREMMHLELGQARMNEIITQLEDVAKIDHPVSVQGKRMTVLMFPK